AGCAATTTATCGAGTCTGCAATGTTAATAAAAATAGAGACACTCCAGAAACAATCATGGTGAATCTAACATCACCCTctgataaaaactttattttaaaaaatatatcgcagttcaaaaaaagtcataaaactGCATTGCAACTACAACATGTGGGATATGATTCCGATAAACATATCTATGTAAACGAAAATCTTACCAGTTATAACTacaaaatacttcaaaatgCACTTAAACTAAAACGGCAAAAATGCATCGAGTCAACATTTAGTCTCCGTGGCCTCGTATATGTCAAAAGAACAAAAGATGAGCCACCTATCATGGTTGATAGTACCAGCAAATTAATCAATCTTTTTCGCGGCGGTCCTGAACCAATCAACATGCCAGCAGAATATTCCAGCAATAATAAtgatcaaaattaaaatatttcatgactcaatatataaattattcgaactttttattattatttacataAATTGTTACTCACTGATTTCCtgcatagaaaaaataaatgttacaCCACTTACTTTAAGTAAATTTCACATTGTAGTCCTAAGTAACTATACAAACCTTTGTAGCATTACTTATTTTTCTTATAATATTAGATAGAGCAAAACAATGTTCCAAAGACAACTTAAAATGCATGATACGAAtactatcaaaacaaaaaacaggccTAAAACTGGTGCACATAAATGCCCAAAGTCTTAATAACAAAATGGATGAGTTTCGCGATACATTTATTAACTCCGACATCGACGCCATTTGTATATCTGAAACGTGGTTTCATCCTGAAATCGATAGCAGCATTTTTCATGTTACGGGATACAAACTGTTTAGAGCGGATCGTCATACTCATGGCGGAGGGGTAGCTATATATATCAAacatggtataagctgctctcTCAAATGTATGTCAAACCGCTCTTCCCGCATTGAATACTTATTTCTGGAACTTTTATCTGATGACAAGAAAAGATTACTGCTGGGTTGCGTCTACAGACCAAATTCATcaatagattttgaagaattAATAGAAACTATTGATATAATTTCCATCGAGTACGACAATATAATCGTAGCTGGTGATTTTAATAGCAACTTGCTTGTTGAGCGCTGTCTTGCCGACTCAATGCAAACCCTAGGGCTACTTCCTGTGAATGATTCCGCACCAACTCACTTCACAAGAAGTAACGCGAGTCTGCTAGATATGTTCTTTGTCAGCCATTTGTCCAAAATATCTCTCTACAATCAGCTAGATGCCCCCGCATTCTCCAAGCATGATTTGCTTTTCGTCACATACCACTTCGAAATTAATCCCACTGTTTGTACATCGACATATCGCGACTTCAAAAACATTGACTGGCCACTTCTGCATCAAAGTTTAGATGAAGTACCTTGGGAAGAGATTTTCTATATGGAAGGTGTTGACGAACAAGTTTCCTTCCTAAATCATAACCTTTGCTCAATTTACGACACATGCGTTCCTGTCAAAGTCATTTATACTAACAGAAAACAACAGCCATGGTTTACTCCTGAAATCAAGCACTTGATCAgcgttcgaaatttggcatataaaagATGGAAACGTTATAGACTGCCTACACTGTATGACACGTTTAAATCCGCTAGAAGAGATGTGCTCAAAAAGACTAACGAGTCCAAAAAGCAGTACTATAAAAGGAAATTCGAAAATGCAATTGATAGTAagcgaaaatggaaagaaataagGAACATCGGAATTGGATCGAAATCCAATACCAACACTGATTGTCTTTCTATCTCTGACCTAGATGAgataaatgaaaactttttgaaaataaatactgtGGACCCTGGCACAAACACTTATTCTAATATTTCTACAGCACAGATTGAAGACACATTCTCGTTTAGATGTGTTAGTCCCG
The genomic region above belongs to Stomoxys calcitrans chromosome 5, idStoCalc2.1, whole genome shotgun sequence and contains:
- the LOC131997896 gene encoding uncharacterized protein LOC131997896 is translated as MDEFRDTFINSDIDAICISETWFHPEIDSSIFHVTGYKLFRADRHTHGGGVAIYIKHGISCSLKCMSNRSSRIEYLFLELLSDDKKRLLLGCVYRPNSSIDFEELIETIDIISIEYDNIIVAGDFNSNLLVERCLADSMQTLGLLPVNDSAPTHFTRSNASLLDMFFVSHLSKISLYNQLDAPAFSKHDLLFVTYHFEINPTVCTSTYRDFKNIDWPLLHQSLDEVPWEEIFYMEGVDEQVSFLNHNLCSIYDTCVPVKVIYTNRKQQPWFTPEIKHLISVRNLAYKRWKRYRLPTLYDTFKSARRDVLKKTNESKKQYYKRKFENAIDSKRKWKEIRNIGIGSKSNTNTDCLSISDLDEINENFLKINTVDPGTNTYSNISTAQIEDTFSFRCVSPEEVLQSFATIKSDAMGSDGIHPRFAKLVLPKILPFVTHIYNNILTKSTFPTDWKLAKTIPIPKQNSEFRPIAILPFFSKALERIINTQIDAFLRFRGLLNDRQSGFRTKRNCSTVLIDVVEELRQNMDNNMVSFLVLLDHSKAFDTVNHDILISKLDRLFFFSKPACKLISSYITGRRQSVNVGDTTSAALDVPRGVPQGSILGPLLFSVYINDLPDIPMHCNVQMYADDVQLFSSAKPNCVQSCINNINCDLNEIQNWASKNSLCLNPSKTKLMKILKRSTTQIPPVRATLNNSVIETVDTSCNLGVIFNSKLTWTNHINKAVGKVQGMLRSLWSVRTSTPFQFAAFSASDDALKCN